In a genomic window of Malassezia japonica chromosome 4, complete sequence:
- a CDS encoding Gly-Xaa carboxypeptidase (MEROPS:MER0001269; COG:E; EggNog:ENOG503NU4A), giving the protein MIDEKSTLPLSSPQAPAPRRPSRVWKLVQWVSWAFILYQLYATYLRGPAISSFAPRVLEAPDSADGICPQVEEYDPKDALNGLEIKRTSVHKAVQRISEAVQIDTTVGDMWPDPEDDPNPWKVFTPFAEWLEKAFPEVHAQHSPVKREVVHDHGLLYTWKGSDEKLKPLLITAHQDVVPVDGSTLDDWFYPPFSGEIDLKNQTVWGRGALDCKLWLLSSITAVESLLKSGWTPRRTILLSYGFDEEASGNQGAKQLGEHLYKEYGPDSVAMLVDEGTPVMSTSDAESFGAPIAAPAVTEKGSLNVFVEVRSKGGHSSMPPPHTSIGFLSKVLTHLEENPFPDKILEKSKPQIALLQCMRDAPNMPPKLREALLALEYSERSLDAGFLRAKGSALPMREYLFQRYAPRTLKENRLTDARQKVLDQLDFATKSMLKTTQALDLVRGGVKMNALPESANAYINHRIATYSNIAETEQHYKDLLVPLAKELGLSLQAFGEELVPRTDKTLGALVLDRSYWTIDTVDASPFEGKEAGPWRLLSRVIRQTWHLDEPRHELHHGKEQAARSQKYKQPVRVSPYTMFANTDTHWYKRLTSNIFRFGSLSVHTDLTGLPMFHSMHTVNEHASIDAVVKSIDFYTNLIVAVDHEDVNKV; this is encoded by the coding sequence ATGATCGACGAAAAATCGACGCTCCCGCTCAGCTCGCCGCAGGCCCCGGCCCCGCGCCGTCCCAGCAGGGTATGGAAGCTGGTGCAGTGGGTGTCGTGGGCATTCATTCTCTACCAACTCTACGCCACCTACCTGCGCGGCCCGGCGATCAGCTCGTTTGCTCcccgcgtgctcgaggcgccggatAGCGCCGACGGCATCTGCCCGCAGGTCGAGGAGTATGACCCGAAGGATGCGCTGAACGGCCTCGAGATCAAGCGCACGTCGGTGCAcaaggccgtgcagcgcatcaGCGAGGCGGTCCAGATCGACACGACCGTTGGTGACATGTGGCCCGATCCCGAGGACGACCCCAACCCCTGGAAGGTCTTTACGCCCTTTGCTGAGTGGCTCGAAAAGGCCTTCCCAGAGGTGCATGCCCAGCACAGCCCGGTGaagcgcgaggtcgtccACGACCACGGCCTGCTCTACACCTGGAAGGGCTCGGACGAGAAGCTCAAGCCCCTGCTTATCACCGCGCACCAGGACGTGGTGCCGGTCGACGGatcgacgctcgacgactgGTTCTACCCGCCGTTCTCGGGCGAGATCGACCTGAAGAACCAGACTGTGtggggccgcggcgccctcGACTGCAAGCTGTGGCTCTTGAGCTCGATCACCGCCGTCGAGTCACTGCTCAAGAGCGGCTGGACTCCGCGCCGCACTATCCTCCTCAGCTACGGCTTTGACGAAGAGGCGAGCGGCAACCAGGGCGccaagcagctcggcgagcacctcTACAAAGAGTATGGCCCAGACAGCGTCGCgatgctcgtcgacgagggcACGCCGGTCATGTCGACCTCGGACGCCGAGTcgttcggcgcgccgatcgccgcgccggcagTGACGGAGAAGGGCTCGCTGAACGTCTttgtcgaggtgcgcagcaAGGGCGGCCACTCGtcgatgccgccgccgcacacCTCGATCGGCTTCCTGAGCAAGGTCCTGACGCACCTCGAGGAGAACCCGTTCCCGGACAAGATCCTGGAAAAGTCCAAGCCGCAGATCGCGCTCCTGCAGTgcatgcgcgacgcacccAACATGCCCCCgaagctgcgcgaggcgctgctggcgctcgagtaCTCGGagcgctcgctcgacgccggtTTCTTGCGCGCCAAGGGCTCTGCTctgccgatgcgcgagTACCTCTTCCAGCGCTACGCACCCCGCACGCTCAAGGAGAACCGTCTGACGGATGCGCGCCAAAaggtgctcgaccagctcgacTTTGCGACTAAGTCGATGCTCAAGACGACCCAAGCCCTCGACCTGGTCCGCGGCGGTGTCAAGATGAACGCGCTGCCGGAATCGGCCAACGCGTACATCAACCACCGCATCGCGACCTACTCCAACATTGCCGAGACCGAGCAGCACTACAAGGACCTcctcgtgccgctcgccaaggagctcggcctGTCGCTCCAGGCAttcggcgaggagctcgtgccgcgcacggacAAGAccctcggtgcgctcgtgctcgatcGCAGCTACTGGACCATTGACACGGTGGATGCGTCGCCGTTTGAGGGCAAGGAGGCCGGCCCGTGGCGCCTGCTTTCGCGTGTCATCCGCCAGACGTggcacctcgacgagccccGCCACGAGCTGCACCACGGCAAGGAGCAGGCCGCTCGCTCGCAAAAGTACAAGCAGCCCGTGCGTGTCAGCCCCTACACCATGTTTGCCAACACGGACACGCACTGGTACAAGCGCCTCACGTCCAACATCTTCCGCTTCGGCTCGCTCTCGGTGCACACGGACCTCACGGGCCTGCCCATGTTCCACTCGATGCACACGGTCAACGAGCACGCTTCGATCGATGCCGTGGTCAAGTCGATCGACTTTTACACGAACCTGATCGTCGCGGTGGACCACGAGGATGTGAACAAAGTCTAA